A segment of the Mercurialis annua linkage group LG4, ddMerAnnu1.2, whole genome shotgun sequence genome:
TGaaaaagaattttaattttattttattgaagaCGCGCAGCTGAGAGTTTTATAGACACAAGGGACAGTTTCCTAATTGAACATGTATTATTATTTAGGAAGAAAATCTAGCGGAATAGGACTTCTTATTTACTTCTTATTCCGTTTTCAAAAAACAAGTCCTATTTTATATAGAACCTGATTTCCTCTCTATATATACAGGTTCAcaatttacataaaattaaagCAGATGGGTGATCCATGGCTTGCTAATTTTCTACTAGATGATGAAGTCGTTTCTCTATTCAGCCTATCCAAGGGTAAATATGAGAAATATACAATCCCCGGTACTCATAATAAACTAATATTAGCTTGTTCCTGGGGATGGTTGATACTCAAAGATGCACACGATTGTTCTTATTCTCTCTTGAATCCCATCTCCATGGAGAAAATTGAACTCCCGTTTTTGTTAGAATTCGAATTCCAAGTTTATCCCGAGGATCCTGATTCCGAAAACTTTTGCCTTTTAACAGCCTCCCCTAAACATCCCaattgctttattttatttgttgacAATGAATATAGAGTTGCTCGGTTTAGTCGACTCGCTAATGCAAAACTCATCACACAGTTCTCAATCCCGTCATTGAGTTGTCCGACAATTTTTCAAGAGAAGTTATGTTTTAAATCAACTAGACCTTATGATCCCCTGGATTTCGAAGATCAAGAACCGTACTCCGGGCGATATAAAGATCTTTTGGCCATGGATTTCAAAGATGAAGAACTGAAATTCATGCCTATAGCTTCATTCGATACGCATTTGAAACGCATATATCCCGGCACATTCTGTTCCTTCTTTTGGTTCATTGGCCATGGCGATGATCTCTACTTTGTAGACCAAAATAATTTTGAATCCAGCCAAAAAGAAGTATGTGGATTCACCGTTTATCAACTTGATGTGGCAACGAAAACATGGGTCGAGTTGAAGAACATTGGCGATCGCGCATTCTTTCTTTCTGGTTGCCTTTCTAAAGGAATGTGTTGCAGCCTTGAGGAATCATCAGGAGTTAAACAGAATGCTATCTATTTTTTGCAGGAGGATGATAATTTTGTGCATGTTTTTaacttgaaaaataatagtttcTCGCTGGTTTCACCCTTTCCTGCTTCTATGAGTCATAAAGATATGCTACTTGATTGGGTGTAAACAATTTTTAATGTTATAtgcaaagtaatttttttttcttaaatgtaattttaaaataatttgaatattgAATTCTATTCAGTTATATCAAAGATTAAATAGCTTACTTTTTTCCCTTATAACATCAATTTGGTGCAATTGAATATCACTCTATATACCATTAAAATCATCCAACATTAGCATAGGTCCATGCAACTGCTAAGACTGCTTGGATGCCAATTTTAGTGACGATTTCAAATCAATACTAAATGCTTCACTTGAACTAATGCATATACATAACTTTCAGAACCAAGAATCTACACAAGATGTGTCTAGCAAACAATTGAAGTAGAACAGCAAACTAACCTCAGGTTCCCATGCATATTCCTCATGAATTTCAACGAACTTGGAACACCATGGCAGTTTATCCGATCTCTTGCCAATGTTATCCTTCCATTTTCTATCGACGCCATAGACCAATACGTTGTCGACGTCCCTAATCTTACATAACTTAATAAGATTATGGGTAAGTGGTGTTGAGTTCATATTTCTCTTGTTTTTTGGCGGTGGATGGCTCGTTAAAGCTGCGTGAATGGATTTGAAGGTAGATTCgttactttttttttgtgtgAAAGACActttaaattttggatttaattagaatttgaaCTACTTTTATTATCTGCTGCAGTTTAGTTTCCTTATTGAGAATGAATGCAAGGTGTTTGATGTTTTGTCACCTTTTTTGTAGCAGAGATAGGCCTATTTTTGGGTTGCTTCAGGTCGTTCTACTTGGAGCGTCATTGAAGCGGAAGTTGCCGATAAAAAAAGGATTGCTAAAGCTGCTGCTTTGTATGCTCAAATGAAGGATATTAGCTTGTATCCTAATGCACACCTGTTCAACTTAATGCTCCGTAGTTATTTGTGCTTAGGGAGaccttaaaatggttaaaatgttgctgcaaaaaattattaaggtAGGGGCTCAAGTATAAATTTGATACACCATgcttatatttttgtaataatgttTAGTATGTAATTGTTTTTTAGTATACCCATGCACATACTTGTTACGTAAagtataaaataagtttagctTTGCATTTTGGATGgtaataaattaatgaattgtaattattttataaggttttgttttaacttttaagtgCTTCCTTTAGTTAATAGATCCAAATTCTGGAGATAATACATTATTCAAAACCAATATAACACATATCTACTCAAAGTCCAACAGATAaggaaacaacaaaaaaattatgcagCTTAACTGAAAAGTGCAAGCTCTATAGTTTTTAACGAATAGAATGCTTAGACAATCAATTCACAGataaaaatcatatttaatGGTTCTACTCGATGTGGGACGACATAATCTTTAGGAACACAGAAATATCTTCAACGTTTAtgcaataaaattataacaatagTAATGAAATAGCTGACAGTTCTTTCATTAATAAACTTATATAATGGTAGTCCTCCTGGACTAAACTGCTTGAATGAATTGaagatatattaaatttaattttctttaaaaggCAATGATTCGATCCAAGTACAATTTGTGAGTTCTTCAACATCAACTGGAATTTTACTTGAATAACTATTTGAACTCGATTGGTATTTTCTACTAGTAAGAGAATAGAAAATACATTTATCTTCTAGTACTTGCGGAAAATAAACCTTGCCACCTTCAACTCCTGTAGGAGCACTTTGGACAAACGATGATCCATAACTGACATATACCAGTTTGTTATCTATGCCAGACACCTTCTGCCATTTTGTCGATCTTTTTGTTGATATATTTAGCTCCCGAATCAGAATTTTATTTCGGCGATCAAATTCAAATATACCTAATAGTTTTTCATCATTAATGACCAAAAAACTTCTGTAAACGGAATCAACTTTCTTTTGGAGAAAAGGCCTCCAGATCAAACTGAATTTTCTCCTCTTGAAATCAAATACTACAAGATGACCATTTAATCCCAAAATATAACACTTGTTCTTATGTATGACAGGATGAGAGTGTGAAGCTAGACCATGGTCTTTTAATTCCTGAGGATATAAATTGGATTCCCAATAAGCAGGCCAACCAAAAAAATATACTGTCCAAGATTGACCAGGAACAAATAAGAAGAGGTTCAAAGAACTAATTCCAACAATGTAGCAATCATCGGAATTTGTTGGAGGGGATGAAAAACACATTTTGGTGAATTGGCAAGAATCAATCTTGGGCATAAAGTTATCGGGGATTTCGATTTTGTGTCTTGTGAAGGGATTGAAGAAAAAGTGACTATAACATGTTCGAGATAGAAGAAGCCAGCCGAATTTAGAGAAACGAATATGTGTATTTAATAATTCTGGAAACTCCAAGCAGAAAGTATGACCATAGAAAGGATGGACGAACATACATGTCTGGTCTTTGAGCGATAGAAGATAAGGATAGCAGGGATCGCAGGGTGGGTAACGAAAATTGGAGACTGTGCTCCTCCACGGCTTGCAGGTATTCCAAATAGCAAATACCGCATCCCGAAAATACTTCAAAATTTCGCCCATTACGCCTGGACCGAGTGCACACCATGAACTTCTTTCGAGATCATTCGCTGTTGTCATCTCCTCAACTATGaaaaagaatatttattttatggaAGATGCAGCTTGGAGGTTTTATAGACGCAAGAGACAGTTTCCTAATTGAACATGTATTATTATTTAAGAAGAAAATCTAACGGAATAGAATCTCTCTTTTACTTCTTATTCCGTTTTCAAAAAACAAGTCCTATTCTATTTAGAACCTGATTTCcctctctatatatatacagATAAAATTACAAGTTCACAATTTACATATAGATGGGTGATCCATGGCTTGTTAATTTTCTACTAGATGAAGAAGTCGTTTCTTTATTCAGCCTCTCCAAAGATAAATATGAGAAATATACCATCCCTGGTACTCGTAATAAACTAATATTAGCTTGTTCCTGGGGATGGCTGATACTCAAAGATGCACAAGATTGCTCTTATTCTCTCTTGAATCCCATCTCCATGGAGAAAATTGAACTCCCATTTTTGTTAGAATTCGAATTCCAAGTTTATCCTGAGGATTCTGTTTCCAAAAACTTTTGCCTTTTAACAGCCTCCCCTGAACATCCCaattgctttattttatttgttgacAATGAATATAGAGTTGCTCGGTTTAGTCGACTCGCTAATGCAAAACTCATCACACAGTTCTCAATCCCGTCATTGAGTTGTCCGACAATTTTTCAAGAGAAGTTATGTTTTAAATCAACTAGACCTTATGATCCCCTGGATTTCGAAGATCAAGAACCGTACTCCGGGCGATATAAAGATCTTTTGGCCATGGATTTCAAAGATGAAGAACTGAAATTCATGCCTATAGCTTCATTCGATACGCATTTGAAACGCATATATCCCGGCACATTCTGTTCCTTCTTTTGGTTCATTGGCCATGGCGATGATCTCTACTTTGTAGACCAAAATAATTTTGAATCCAGTCAAAAAGAAGTATGTGGATTCACCGTTTATCAACTTGATGTGGCAACGAAAACATGGGTCGAGTTGAAGAACATTGGCGATCGCGCATTCTTTCTTTCTGGTTGCCTTTCTAAAGGAATGTGTTGCAGCCTTGAGGAATCATCAGGAGTTAAACATAATGCTATCTATTTTTTGTAGGAGGATAATAATTTTGTGCATGTTTTTaacttgaaaaataatagtttcTCGCTGGTTTCACCTTTTCCTGCTTCTATGAGTCATAAAAAGATGTTACTTGATTGGGTGTAAACAAATTCTAATGATTTATgcaattttttctttctttcatgTAATTTGAATATTGATTCTATTGAGTTATATCAAAGATTAAATAGCTTACTGTTTTTCCTTATAACATCAATTGAATATAACTCTATGCAAAAGTCAATTTCTCAAGGGGTTGAGGTAAATTCTTGTTGATTTTCTTACATGATATAATGATCAGCGGCGGAACTAGGAATTTAAGAATGGGGGATGTGATCGTATAAAAACATTGAGGGGCAGATTGtaggaaaaataaaagaaattcagGAACcgtattttctaaaaaaattaaagtttgaaGTACTATTTtgtaagaaataaaaaaattgaggggACGATTGCCCCTTCACCCTCTAAGGTGGTTCCGCCCCTGATAATGATGCGAGTTTGTTATtatcttaaatttaaaataaaaaatattggttGATTTTAAATGACTACATTTATACAACTTAGATCAAATCAAATTATCAATCTATTAATATTGATCAaactatataaattattaatataattaaatgtattaattaaattttcaaaaaaaactaaatatattaaataacttataaaaaatttaatttattaaatatgttaaaatgTCATGACCACTTAACTTTTAAATTCAATCAGGTAAAActgtaattaattaatattttagaaaaatgcaTAATTtctaattatgaaatttatattgaaactcttcaaattttataacttCAAAACATCAATAAATAGTTACAAACCCTTGAAATTtcataacaataattttttttatcattctacaaatctaaatttaaactaaaaaaataatatttcaaaaaatatcatatttcatA
Coding sequences within it:
- the LOC126678430 gene encoding F-box protein At4g00893-like, which gives rise to MTTANDLERSSWCALGPGVMGEILKYFRDAVFAIWNTCKPWRSTVSNFRYPPCDPCYPYLLSLKDQTCMFVHPFYGHTFCLEFPELLNTHIRFSKFGWLLLSRTCYSHFFFNPFTRHKIEIPDNFMPKIDSCQFTKMCFSSPPTNSDDCYIVGISSLNLFLFVPGQSWTVYFFGWPAYWESNLYPQELKDHGLASHSHPVIHKNKCYILGLNGHLVVFDFKRRKFSLIWRPFLQKKVDSVYRSFLVINDEKLLGIFEFDRRNKILIRELNISTKRSTKWQKVSGIDNKLVYVSYGSSFVQSAPTGVEGGKVYFPQVLEDKCIFYSLTSRKYQSSSNSYSSKIPVDVEELTNCTWIESLPFKEN